From the genome of Malus sylvestris chromosome 13, drMalSylv7.2, whole genome shotgun sequence:
TATTATTCTTGTCACATCATATCAAGTTAAATGAATTTCCATTAATATGACATCAATATTTCCTATTTTACaacatacattttttttaatttttatgcagGGCCCCTGATATGGACCTATGGGCTTGCTCCATTTGCTCGATTTCATGGATGACTTTCTCAATCTCTTGCCTTGCTCATGAATCCATCCAAATGTTGACCTAGTTCAGATCTTCTAATTTTGTTAGAGGAGATTCGGAGTTTAAATTTCACGAGCTATATTGCTTGATCAAAGAATGGGGCAACAAATACATTGAGAGAAGACCAAGGTTTCAACTTGGATAGTGATATTCATacccatttttacctctcacaggtcattgttaattttgtttattgatattttttaatttatttgattcgaCAATCGAAAACTAAAAAGACTAAAGGATataatttcttgtttttgttaaaGGCATGGGAAATATTCTGTTGAAAGATACCATATCCTTTCGGATCGGGCTGAATCCGGCCCACTAAAACCCGCAGACCGCATAAAAAGCCGAAAATCTCGGCCCAAAAACGACCGAGCAACGTATCGGTTGTTGAGCAAAGGAACGCCGAAGCTTAAAGCAACAGAAAACGACTTGTGAGGTGCGTTTGTGAGCGGTGTACGTAACACTTGTAGCTTTCTCCTCTTCGACACGTCTTTCTCTCTgtcccccctctctctcctctctctctctctctctaaactttttctataaaattggaagaaaaagagTCCCAAAGTTTTGCTTTGATTGATTCGTTTCAGGCTTTTTTTcagactctctctcttctctctcaatcTCAAAAAGGGAAAAAGGTTCAAGCTTTATGGGGAAGATCCAGTCCTTCAAGCAGGAGTTCTCATTCGGTTTGATTTTCCCTCCTCTATTTTCTATTCAATAATTTATGGAAAAGGTgcgaaattgtgattttttttttgtgtggtgCTAATTATTGggtatttttgcttttggtttagATGAACGAGTTGAAGAATCGAAACTTATAATTTCGAAATACCCAGATCGAGTTCCGGTGAGTTTTCAATTTTCtgcaatttttagttttaattttctgtgatttgtgtttttgttggaaaaatgtgaattaGAAATGCCAAGATTGTGGGAAATAATATGCTTgtaatttgaaaaattgaaatatgTTCTTGTTGATGCTATTGGTTAACTAGAATTTCTGGATTTGTTTACGCGTTTTTGCTttgttaaattattaatttattattttattacaattTGACTTTGACCCGATTGAGAGATGATAACATTTTAGTGGCTGAAAGATTTTGATGGATGGATGCTTAGAAATGGCAAATTGTTGGTTTGTCTGTTGAAAAAAGGACAAATTTTAATTCCTGTGGATTACGTATGTGAAGAATGTCCGTCATTTTCTTTTGTACAGTTGTTGATGTGTTATGCGGGTTTGATCGCTTTCAGGCAGTTTTTTCCAAAACTTTTGGAACATGGAAGTAAATTAAACACGATGATTCCCATTGTCACCCCCGAGAGCTGTGTATTACTGATCGATGTTTTTTTCGTCGCGTGTCGTGTATAGATCTGACAAACACGGGAGGAAGTGATTATTTTAGGAAGATTTTATGTGAAAACCGTGTACAATCATAGAGCGGCTTAATTTGAGTAGAAGCAACACGGTTAGACTTTATTGGAAGATTTGTTGCGAGCGTTGATACGATGTCAAAACTGACGAGGGTgttctttttatgtttttctgcAGGTGATCCTTGAAAGATATTCCAGGACAGACCTGCcggaaatggaaaagaaaaagtatgtTTTAGTTGCCACAGTTCTCTTCTGTTAGGAACAAACTTAAATGCTATATCCCATATGGCTTCATAGTTTCAGATCAAAACTTGCAAATAACACTTTCTAGCATCCAGGACTTTTGATATTCAGTAAAGTTTCCGTCTCTAGGTCCTTCCTCCTAGTTTCTTTGGCATACTTGTAGGAATCCTGACTATATAACTTTTCGTTCCTGAAAAACAGAGAGCTTGGCTTCTGTTACTTGCTCTGTCTCTGTGTTCTGAGGATCTTTTGACCTTTTTGCTTGCTTTTCTGTCCTTTGGTAGCAGATGTGTGGTTGGATGAGTTTCCCTTATCTGCAGTTTAGTATAATCCGAATGTAGATAATTCAAAAAGTTGGTAGAAATTGGTTTACTTCGTAGACAattttggcctattgtttaTGCGTTCGCACTTTAAGGAGAATAACCTCTAACCCGTGTTTCCTTGTTTCATCTAGATTCCTTGTTCCTAGAGATATGTCTGTCGGGCAGTTTATCCATATCTTAAGCAGCAGGCTTCACTTGACTCCGGGGAAagctctttttgtttttgtgaagaACACTTTACCTCAAACAGGTAAAAGAGCCTGTTAACCATTCGGCTGGTTTAGCGTCTGCATCATTTTCGAACCTTCTAACGCTCTCTTTTATCTATTTCATTTACAGCCAGTCGCATGGATTCCATCTACGAAACTTACAAGGAGGACGACGGTTTCCTGTATATGTGTTACAGCAGCGAGAAAACCTTTGGTTAACCTTGCCATCTCCTCCCCTAATCATCTAATCGCCTCGTCCATCTCAGTGACTTGTAAGTATTCATTGTTAACTTGTTCTCAATCCGAATGGGCCCGTGAGGCGTGCTTCACTCTGTATTATCATGTTCGTTGTATATTTGATTCATTGTGAATTCTGTAAAGTTGgtacttttaataatgcaacaTTTACCAATTCAGTATTGTCTCGTTTTTCTTTCCCGTCCCAATATATTTCCGAACTTTTCCTCCGCAAACTACCAGAGTTGTCGAATTGAGGTTGCACTTGCAGTGCCTCAAAAGTATGTCCCGGTGCTTTAACCGTCCTACCAGAGTACCTCCATTCATGAGTGTATTATACGCGGctaacaccaaaaaaaaaaaaaaaaaaaaaaaaaaaaaaaaaaaaaaaaaaaaaaaacaaaaatcataaacGTTGCTGATGTAATATCGACGTCAACCTTACCCGCTGGCGCAAGCGGGCATTTGGGCAAGCTTTGCATGGCATTTTCCAAGCCCTTGCCCTTTGACAATGAGTGAAAATGCTCTAAACCAAGATCTAGCAGTGAAAAAGTCTCGTGTATTCTATTTCTATGCTCCGCTGCACAATAAAAtttttgaaggaaaaaagaaatcGAAAACAAGAAGAGCATAAGAAGAGTAGAGAATGATGTATTTATTCACCATGAAGGTCGGAAGCAATACTTCCATACACAGGACTAACAAGTCTAGCGAATATGGTTTTAGCACCTTATTTGACATTTTTTAGTATTTTACGCCCCAAAGTTTCACACAGCAGACATTTATTACTGTTTTACAATTCGGCTACAGTGCACTAGTAATTCCATGGACGATGACCTCTGCCTCGACGATGCATGTATCCTTCGACACAAGCCCCATGCTTGCCTGATTCAAAAATCCCAGTGTAATGAATCTCCACCATCCCCATTCCGAATCTGAGGCACTGAACCAATGATTTGCTACAAGCACCAAAAGTATTATCAGTTTACAAGTATTTTGGATTAAAATGCACACATAGGTtgcaaacttttaataaaaaataaaactaagtggCAGTAAACAGATTAAATTGTCGTTTGTGTACGATTTATCGTCCTCTTAATGTTACTCAAAATATTCAGTTGCTTTCTACTAGAAACAAGAGTCTCAACATCCCGCAACATTTCGCAACAACCAACCAAAAAGTTGTGAACATTTTCAGTGGATTGCAAGCAAAAATTCTCGATATCAACTTTCCACTGAACGAGAGTTCAACAATAAGCATCACCATCGTCGTTGCCATCGCGATTCAAATGCCACGAAGAACTCGAGCACCCGTGGTTGTCCATGGGGTGAATTTCATTAGGGGGCGGCAATAAAACCACCCTTTAATTTTAAAGTTTGTAACATGTTCAAATCCTTATTTCCTCATATGATTATGTAGCAACAGGAATAACGAATCTTTACCTTTACCAAACTGATGCCTGCCATTCACCTGGTCTAGGAGGCGTAGGGTAAACTCTGCATATATTTTACAGCCAGGAGGAAGAGATTTCGGTTCGGCTAACGCCAGATAAAGTGCCAGATGGGTACCAATTCCATTGCCTTTTCCCTTGGGATAGAGCTGCATCTTCCTGCAAAGCAACCAACATATTTACAAAACTTTTACTTGACTCTGCTTAAGTTTCCGATGTCTTTGAGAGAAATTTCTTATACAGGAAGCGAAGTCTAACAAGTTCAGGGTTACATACCATTTCTGGTCTCCGGCAGTGAATACTTTTGAGTCGTAGGATTCGCCGACTAGCTTTGAGAAGTTGTCAATCCTCCAAATATTCTTGTACATAACAGGATCCTTTACCATCGATAGACACTCTCCTTTGCCTGTCATGCTCTCTTTAGAAACAAAGACCTCCGCTCCGAACACACAGTTGTCATCAATGAGGAATCCATTGGAAGCTTCATTGAAAACTTTGTGCGAGAGAAATTGATCGAATCCCCATTCGGGTTTCAACCCATGAAAGcacctttccttttcttctaaGCAATGCACAGGGAAAACATATAAGAAAATGAGACGATGCTTCACAATTATGAGAACTATAAGCTTGTTTATATTTGTGAATTGAAGGAAAGTATTAGTACCTTGAAAAACAGTGTAGTTCCCATTGTTCTGATCGAGCAAAAACAACCTGAAAACAGCATACACTTCCGATGAAACCTGGAGAGCATTTGATCCTGACCTTACCAagtagagagagatgtgttctTTTACATTCCTGTTCTTGTTTCCATTTGGATAGAAAACCAGTTTCCTGAAGCAAAACAACAAATTATAGTACTCTAAATTAAGTAGCtcgaaaataagaagaaaatacCAACAATTATTGCAAAGCTTACGAAAAAAGAATAGTAAGAATTTGTTCTTAGAAATTGAGAGAAAGGATTGTACCATTTGTGTCCTCCGGCTTCAAAGTCCCCGGATTCGTATTTCTCCACTGATTTTTTGGTGAGCAATGAAACCGACTGGATTTTTACCGTGTAATGAGTTGGCGGTGCATCAGAAATTTTTCTCAAAATCCCTG
Proteins encoded in this window:
- the LOC126595169 gene encoding autophagy-related protein 8i-like; amino-acid sequence: MGKIQSFKQEFSFDERVEESKLIISKYPDRVPVILERYSRTDLPEMEKKKFLVPRDMSVGQFIHILSSRLHLTPGKALFVFVKNTLPQTASRMDSIYETYKEDDGFLYMCYSSEKTFG
- the LOC126595176 gene encoding BTB/POZ and MATH domain-containing protein 3-like isoform X2 gives rise to the protein MTSHIFDGILRKISDAPPTHYTVKIQSVSLLTKKSVEKYESGDFEAGGHKWKLVFYPNGNKNRNVKEHISLYLVRSGSNALQVSSEVYAVFRLFLLDQNNGNYTVFQEKERCFHGLKPEWGFDQFLSHKVFNEASNGFLIDDNCVFGAEVFVSKESMTGKGECLSMVKDPVMYKNIWRIDNFSKLVGESYDSKVFTAGDQKWKMQLYPKGKGNGIGTHLALYLALAEPKSLPPGCKIYAEFTLRLLDQVNGRHQFGKANHWFSASDSEWGWWRFITLGFLNQASMGLVSKDTCIVEAEVIVHGITSAL
- the LOC126595176 gene encoding BTB/POZ and MATH domain-containing protein 3-like isoform X1, producing MTSHIFDGILRKISDAPPTHYTVKIQSVSLLTKKSVEKYESGDFEAGGHKWKLVFYPNGNKNRNVKEHISLYLVRSGSNALQVSSEVYAVFRLFLLDQNNGNYTVFQEEKERCFHGLKPEWGFDQFLSHKVFNEASNGFLIDDNCVFGAEVFVSKESMTGKGECLSMVKDPVMYKNIWRIDNFSKLVGESYDSKVFTAGDQKWKMQLYPKGKGNGIGTHLALYLALAEPKSLPPGCKIYAEFTLRLLDQVNGRHQFGKANHWFSASDSEWGWWRFITLGFLNQASMGLVSKDTCIVEAEVIVHGITSAL